aacagggtttaGGAGCATTACCAGGGTTTACCGATCAAactcaaatatttcatattacttcacattcatatcataaattagtcataattttatcatatcgtcccttatatgagcccttgaggcccaaaacatacattagaaacaagttgggactaaatcggaaactcagataatttttcacaaaattctaaaatttttctaaggtacaggggacacacgcccgtatggccaagccatgtggctcacacggccaagtgacacacccATGTCTCAAGCCATATGACGTTTGAAGTAgagcacacggccgtgtccccaGCCCATGTAACTTTTTGACTTGCAATTCTTTTAGGTGCATGAGTCACATGGATGAGTCACACGCCTGTGCGCCAAGCCGTGTGAAAAtttttgagcattctgttttaaatttttaagttgcaggggacacacggccagaacacacgcccatgtgctaggccgtgtgtctcagccgtgtctttgcctgtgtggacaaaataaggcaatTTCCAAGTCTTATTCTTCACCCAATTTCACCTTCCAcctatataaacatttaaacacattCAAGGGCCAATTCAGAACATTTAAACCTAGCCAAATTcaagtcttatgcatgacatattaaTACCTATGATCAAATGTCAACCTTACCAAGATAGCTTAAtattataaacatgttttacCAAATACACTATCATAAACTAATATCCAATATACTTATATGATTTTTCCTCATTCACCCCTTTAAACATACTCATCAAGAACATTAAGactatttaaatatcaaaacatatcatttaatagcCATTCCAATGACTAATTTCAACTAACATTAAATTACCATCAATGGTAacatttaacctatacatgccattattaccaaaattagtttactatttatatatataccgaaaAGTCCGggggatagtgtgatgtagctctgaccagcttccaacctttacgagccttcgagtactataaaatagaggaaataaaatagagtaagcacttaatgcttagtaagtttgtataatgaGAAATTAACTTATCattcatttacttatataataaacatgcataatacatccaaagcaatttgGCAATTAGCCTAACACATATAACCTTAACAAACAGGTTAGTCATGTATTTTATGTGAATAACAAGAacaaggatgagctcatcagGTATTGAGTTTTCAAGTATTTCATGCATATACAGATAatagtttcattttgatttcacatGTTCTCATTTCAGAATTtcacccgttgaatcatttgaaatctcgaTGGATACTTGGATAGTACACCTGAAGTGTACAATACTataaatccgtcaattcatattcgggagtgcttttatgagcacttaaacagaaagctctctctcaagcattataacgggaagctcattgAGCCTTGTAATGGGAAGCTTATCCGGGTaatataacgagaagctcacaAAAAGCCTATAACGGGTAGCTCTAAAGAGCAATTAACGGGTAGCTCTGAAGAGCAATTAATGGGAAGCACCAGATAGCTATATaacgggaagttcaagcgagcacTAACGGGAAGCttacaaagagcctttaattgggaagctcacaaagagccataTAATGGGACACTCATAAGAGCTACGGTGTGCCTACAACACATGTAGGGTCACAACtgatcgggatgctccgaagagcatTTAACGAGAAGCTCGCAAGAATACTATAACGGAAAGCTTGAGAGGGCTTGTAACTggatgctctttcgagctacAGTAcatccgcaacatatgcaggaacACTACCATTTCGGGAAACAGAaccttgtatccatcgaatctcATTATCCAAACgagacttatttatttatcatggATTTTCAGTTATGAGATCaattacatacacatatatgacatttacacaatttacatattcaacactcaatataagcatataaatatacacaattaagttacacgaacttacctcgacaattgttCGTGACTTGTAAattactaatccgatactttttcttttccaagatctAACTCTTTTTTTTGATCTATTCGGATCTATACtagtaaatttaacatcaatttaatacaatttacattcaattcaatccaagtcacatcttaggcaaaattactattttgcccttatacttttaattaatgacgatttcatccctaggctcggaaaatgaaattcatgcaatttaatccttagtCCAAGCCCAGGCAAATTTTACATGTATTAATAgtagcccatgtatttcacaaaaatcaaaatttttccatgaatttttacatttttataatttagcccctaaatcacattttcatcaaaattccttgaacaaaagttgtttatctatcaacaacctttcattttctaccataaaacttcataattcaactatattcatccatCACAAAATCCTAgaactttgataactttgcaaattaatccctcaaatagcttaattatgctattacaatcttggaaacataaaaattactgaaaatgGAATAAGaattcatacctaattaagccaagAAAGCTTGCTTGAGCTCTTTTCTCTTAGCCAgggtttccataaaaaaaatttgggaaagatgatgataaattataatattttctttatttaatcatttaccatcttttaatatcttttatttccaatttcattattttctttaattaaattgcCATGGATGAGTCATATTTTAATATCGGtcttattttggtcatttcaaattttttctcaatatagtcattctaaataagaaaattgtgcaaatgtttagggatttttctataaagttttggggaaaaatttTGGGCTAATTATAGAATGTCCCTAAACTTTAGTCACTCAATGTGCTAATGTGTCACatcaataatatgtgaaaagaaaaccaaaattttaataataaaacaagaccCTATTTTAGAGTGACAATAAGtgtaatttaactttaaaagattattatttCAGTATATGATCAAGTGAGCTAAAAATATCACGGTGTATTAAttacttttgatttttaaatatcaattaaaaatactttgtggtttttaatcttatttatgaaatttaaaaattgtatttttaatgtattaagtaattatttaaaaatgaattattttaactGAAAAACACAGTATCTTATTGGGCTTAAGGTTTGAGAGCTATCCTTCATTCTGTCGTTGCTTACCCATTCCGGATTTTGTTGACCCTAgcattttgtttatatatatattgttcatTTATTGTTATGTATGTTAAACAAATATAGCTTAAAAGAACccacacaaaaaagaaaaagaaaaatggtaatACTTGATCTTCATTTCGTACAGGATTTGTCGATATAGTAAACATTGGAACCTGTAAATTATCAGCACTTGCACAACTGAATAGCTCAAACTTGTAGGGTAAATTTATGGAAACGAAAttaaccccccaaaaaaaaaatatatatatatacatatttattcaatttggagcAACCTTTCCTTGGTTTGCTCAAAAAGAACTCTTCTTATTACCTTTCAGCCGCTCtctaaaatttccattttcttcttttcattgtttctttCCAGCATTTTTTTTTCTAGCACTTGGGGAGGTCACTGGGAGGTGGTAAAAGAGATTCATTTGGGCCTTTGCCattatccacaacaaatgccaTTTTAAGCCCCCAAGTCGTATGCACTTCCAAATGGCAATGCATGAACCAAACCCCTGCAATAAAAAACAAGAGCAAGAAACAATtatgaaccttttttttttctttctttctttcacttTAATTCTACTAGAAAATTGAACCATGAGACCTTCCCTACCTGGATTATCTGCCCTGAATCTTATAGCTGTCCACCCACCAGATGGTACTCCAATTGTGTTCCTCTCAACAGGATCAACAAGATTGAAGTTTTTAGGATCCTTTTTAGGGTCAAAATTCCCCACTCCTCTTCCAACCTCAAAGAAATTGAAACCATGCAAATGAATAGGGTGATTCTCTGGGGTAATCATCCCTGTATCTTGCAAGACCAGCTGCACTGTGTCATTATAACCCAATCTGTATAATTTAGTTGCTTGTTTGGTCCCCAAGTTTGTTAGTTGTATGCTTGTGTAGTTAAATGGTACAGGAGGTCTCCCAGGGAAATCAGTAGTGAAAACCCCATTAATGTTGAAGAAATGGGCTTGAAGTAGAGCGGTTTTCGGCATAACAAATGTAATATTGTTAACAGAAGCCACAACTCGGCTCCCATTGACACATGTAGAACAAGGGTTAATGCCAAGACCAATGGTGAAGAGAAGGGAATGATCGATCTTCAAAGGTACCTTGGCGGGGTATTTTTTAGAATTCAGGCTTCGAAGTGCATTTGTAAAGTTTGCTGCCACTGAGGTAGCGTTTTTAGGAGGGGGTGATACGAGAGTAGTGGCGGCACTCGTAAGAGAACCGGCGTAATGTAAGGTAGCAGTGGCGGTCAGGTTGTCGACTGCGATGGGTGCGTCCATGAAAGGCGAGGCGGCGACCAAGTACTTTCCGGCACGACGATGGGTTGTTACGAGGACATTTGTGGTCTGCCCTGGGGATATAACGATGGTGTCTGTTTTAAAAGGTTTCACGTATGTAGCATCAACTTCGACGACAGTGAGTTGATGGCCGGCAATCATAAAAAACAGTTCTTCATTCAGTGCAGCATTGATGATACGAAGCATGTATGTTTTTCCTGGTTTAACTGCCAATGTATATCCTCCTGCAAATTGAGAGATATATTATTAACGGTTCAAACTTGAAGTGTTAATTTAATCTGTAAATCCTTTTGTGacgttttattttttctttaccCTTTGAAGGGCAGCTCGGGGTAGATCCAGGGTGGCCATTGATGGTGTGAGCATCAGAGACATTCGGGGCTAAACCAGATTTTAAAGCTTCATTTATTACGGCTTCAACATCTGATTTCCACCATTCACCTatacaaaaaaatgaatatacatatacacatataagATTCAAGCAATCTATTGATGAAAAGGAACACTATTAATGCTTGTTATAGTGCCTCATCAAATCACCTAAGATAACAATCTCTTCCTTGTGGGGTTTAGGGAAAGGGTAAGGAACACCACGCTTGGGCAAGATAACAATAGCACCATGGACAGTGGCTCTCAGCCATAGAATATGTGCGTGCCAAAAAAGGGTGCCTCTTTGGCCCGTGACAGTGAAGTTGTAAACATAGCTCTGCCCCGGTTGAATCGGGCACTGGGTTATATATGCCGGCCCGTCTGCCCAACCTGTGCGTAGTTGTCTAATCCCATGCCTGCAACGCTCAGGGAACCAAGAATGAGAAGCCATGAATGAAAGTATAGATCCCAAGGGGTGATCAATGATGAGAAATGATAACATTACCAGTGGATGGAGAGATTGTATTTGACATGGTTAACCACTTTGACAAGGATGGTGTCATCCTCTCTAGCAACTATAGTAGGGCCAGGGTAGCGTCCGTTGACGGTGACAATCGGCTTGGTTGAGCACAATCTTCTTGTATTTTTCACTACCACCTGCACACCATCCACATCCACTtctttaattaccaaattacaatttttatttatttatttataataactgagcttggaaattttaaattagcaaGTTAAGGCCAGTGATaggagaggaaaagaaagaaacttgaTAATGGAAGAGCAAAACGTGCATGAAGATGGAACGTAACATAAGAAAGTGAGTGAGGTATCTATAGCACGTGAGAAAGCCAGTTTAGTTGCTAACAATGAAAAGCACCAATTCTTGTCAGAATTGAACTTGACCTTTAATTATTCCATGCGCAGTTTCAAGAATATTATTGATAGTTTTAATTACTCGGTTGATCTTCTTAAAACTTGAAAGGGAAGcgcaaatttattaatataaaataaaagacgtTACAAAGTAAAAATTACGAAATAATACACATTAAGAAGTATTTCtataaatgtttttttctatttttatcatatctcttaaataatattaaaacttcTTTACTTATGAAAAGCTTGATCCATCCCAATAAAatcaatatgatttttattgatgttatctaaattaaagataattacttaatttttttttaaatgaaccatcatattttatgtttgaatgtgttaaATCCTTCCATGTCAATGAACTAGTGCACACTATATTCAACGGGTCACTGTATAGCATGGAGCAAGTAGTATATAACTTACATTGAACTTGTAGTGCCGAACCATGCACTGTACCGATGCTGGAAACCATAAACAAGCTAAAAGCACAAGAATTGTAACCCTCCAAGCTGCCATCTCCAATAATTGTCTCTACCCCAAATTGTGTACATTTTCACAAGACCAACTCAAACTTATATAAATAGGCGCAGAAACTAGGTGTGGGGAGCCTCTGCTGCCAAGTCGTTATTGCTTAGTTAGGTGGAAATAGAGAATAGTTGAGAAGGAAATTAGAGGATATATATGAATAAAGTTGTGAGAGAGTTGTCTTGTGTGTCACACAAAGTAGTTATCCATCAAACTAAGACACATTTTGAAGCTAAGCTAGTTCACCTCCTAAtacccttttccttttttttaatttcaaaggTCACCGGTCAGCCATGGGGGGTTGGTCCAACCGCCGTATAACCACAATGTTGATAGAtttccaaacccattttaaGGTCAAGCAATGTGCAAAACTTGCTGCTTCTTTTAACCAAGTTTGCAATATTTAAGGTTATGTTTTTAGCATCATTAATTGGCTGATTAGTATTACAGAAATCACCCTAATACTTATGTCATTAATTACAACTAGTCAATCATTAAGAAACTTCTGTTAAATATGACGTGAggtattattgtttaaattgaatcgaataaaatatgaagatatataaattatgtttaaattattgatttcatCTCTTGGGTCTTAGGGCATGAGATTTATAAAATGTGTTCTGATTATTGTCTTTTAAGAGAAAGCTTGCACATTACTGACAAGTTGTTAatgtatttttcatttattttctttctttctttcccagTTTCTCTGGCTTTTTATGGGGACAGCAAGTGGGCAAcagatttttttgaaatatttggtGACTGAATAAGAATTTTAAGGAGGAACGGAGTGATCATCAAAAGTTGGACCACTTCGGAACTGATAAAAAGGAGAGGAAACATTTATACTATGAATTATTAACATTGGGATTAGGGTGTAAGAACTATTCTTAGCTATTTTTTCTAAGTGTTAGTTTCCATTCTTCCTGTAAAAGGTTTAGGTGtcaaagttaaattttaatttttataatagtaaaaatgtaatttgtgatagcttaatttttagtggtattagaAACATTAGTTCGAGGCTACTAAATTCGGTGAGTAagcttgtaaatttattatttaatatttacgagttaaatttaaaaggtttttgaattgttaatttgagttttataatgattaattaggtcaagtggttttagaaagtaACGTaacgggacctcgtttctataaaccgagccataaatatttttataaatatttaggaagtgtcattaaggtagtattaaagtttcgatgaaaaattttaacgtttcgatagttaattaattacaaagaactacattgaaaaatgtgcaaaatttactaattatactaattaagtgactaaatgacttaattaataaatgaggGATGACTTAAGAAAAATTCATAAGGCGACATAaggagaaaaaataataaaataaagccaaTTAATGGCAAATTTGTAATATTgttgaaataaaacaaacaaattgaaattgaagatattttatgcaattcttcttcaatttcgGTTCAAACAGACATAGGAGAGCTCCTTAAGCTGGTTTTAACTATTTTTCTTCAAGTGACTTCAATTCTTAtccatttcttgtaattttatgtttttgaaattgttacaattaggtccaactaaaccgtacctttttttattaaaaattttagaaattgccattgataaatattatatgtttttgatgaataacATAGATTTAGAGCTTtgattttgttgtatgatgattttataaagtgattttgttaaatattgattttaggattcaattgtgaaaatgttaaaatattagggtttgatagtgaattttggtttattagGGCTGCATAATGTCTTGgaatatttgaataaattattgattgaggaaaatgagttaatttgatagattaactaattaaaggattaaattgcaaaaattgtaaaagttttgggtaattgtgtaaattaaaaataaaagggtaataattgtgaaatgaattagaagtgaaatatatgctaatgaatgaatattttatattttagatcaagatcccgtAGAAACttatgaaaaaggaaaaataacagaatagtccctgaacttctacaattactacaattcagtccaggtaagttcgtacggttaaaaatttaatattttgtataaattgatgaacggtattatttatttattttattgttggaattataatattgaattagaTTTCGGTTTGAATGGAACGcaggatttgagtacattcgtaTTTTGGTGTATGATGGTATTGGAAGgagataaaaacattttttccaAGTAAATCggggttcaacatttgttgcgaactctcgtgttttactttctgttcaactcttatgagtttcTGTTAAGCTtttacgagcttctgttcaactCTTTTGTATCGATTTGAAGAGGAATGTATTTATTGATTGAAGTTGTGATTGACAGGGAATTatcttgaataattttattatttgatttattatagttagttcggtaagatttttatttatcccgtcgaacttactaagcttcattaagcttattcGTGTTGTTTAATGTCCTTGTAGATTTTCGAAAGGTTAGACGATCGGATtagcactcaagtcacactatccagcttatTCTGTTAGTTTTTGATACATTCAATAtggtttatatgacatgtataggcttTTATGCGGTTTTAGTCAAGGTTTGGCTTGTGTAAATATTATGAttgatattttgtttaaataaccAACTTACATATGGGTATGAGAATGAAGTATATTGTGATATGAGTATAagtgatatatgtatgtatgcatgtatttgaattatagtgaaCTTTAGTAACTAGACTAGGTAAATTAATTAGGTAAGTTTAgacattttttttagttaacaTTTAAGGAACCTAATGTCATAT
This sequence is a window from Gossypium raimondii isolate GPD5lz chromosome 5, ASM2569854v1, whole genome shotgun sequence. Protein-coding genes within it:
- the LOC105771124 gene encoding laccase-4; this translates as MAAWRVTILVLLACLWFPASVQCMVRHYKFNVVVKNTRRLCSTKPIVTVNGRYPGPTIVAREDDTILVKVVNHVKYNLSIHWHGIRQLRTGWADGPAYITQCPIQPGQSYVYNFTVTGQRGTLFWHAHILWLRATVHGAIVILPKRGVPYPFPKPHKEEIVILGEWWKSDVEAVINEALKSGLAPNVSDAHTINGHPGSTPSCPSKGGYTLAVKPGKTYMLRIINAALNEELFFMIAGHQLTVVEVDATYVKPFKTDTIVISPGQTTNVLVTTHRRAGKYLVAASPFMDAPIAVDNLTATATLHYAGSLTSAATTLVSPPPKNATSVAANFTNALRSLNSKKYPAKVPLKIDHSLLFTIGLGINPCSTCVNGSRVVASVNNITFVMPKTALLQAHFFNINGVFTTDFPGRPPVPFNYTSIQLTNLGTKQATKLYRLGYNDTVQLVLQDTGMITPENHPIHLHGFNFFEVGRGVGNFDPKKDPKNFNLVDPVERNTIGVPSGGWTAIRFRADNPGVWFMHCHLEVHTTWGLKMAFVVDNGKGPNESLLPPPSDLPKC